In a single window of the Caulobacter soli genome:
- the ppdK gene encoding pyruvate, phosphate dikinase: MPVDTLTKTQWVYSFGGGGADGDAKMKNLLGGKGANLAEMSSLGLPVPPGFTVTTEACVHYYANGKQYPAELTDQLNAGLATVEQLTGKSFGDVKNPLLVSVRSGARASMPGMMDTVLNLGLNDETVEGLAILSGDRRFAYDSYRRFIQMYSNVVLDLEHHMFEEILDDHKDRLDVIVDTALTADDWAAVIKDYKAAVRDALGKPFPQDAQEQLWGAIGAVFASWMNDRAKFYRRMHDIPEAWGTAVNIQSMVFGNMGETSATGVAFTRNPSNGDGRLYGEFLINAQGEDVVAGIRTPQSLTKAAREEMGDTAPSMEEAMPTVFQQFKTVVETLERHYRDMQDIEFTVEQGKLYMLQTRSGKRTAKAALKIAVDMAAEGVISREEAIGRVEPASLDQLLHPTIDPTAHRELIAKGLPASPGAATGKIVFDSDAAEKAAAAGEAVILVREETSPEDIHGMHAARGIITARGGMTSHAAVVARGMGRACVSGAGDVAIFPKEALFRVRGRDFKAGETITIDGSTGEILNGSPKMIEPELTGDFATLMEWADAARRMKVRANAETPLDAKTARGFGAEGIGLCRTEHMFFDDTRIAAVREMILADDEAGRRTALAKIAPFQKADFVELFTIMEGLPVTIRLLDPPLHEFLPHTEEDVVAVAKATGLDAQKLMQRAKELHETNPMLGHRGCRLGVSYPEIYEMQVRAIIEAACDIAKSGKAAPIPEIMHPLVAKGEEMKYLRDLTDRTAKAVLEEQGVDLQYTVGTMVELPRAALRAGDLAANAEFFSFGTNDLTQTTFGISRDDAGKFLGAYIDKGIFDKDPFVSLDQDGVGDLIRIAAERGRAARPGVKLGICGEHGGDPASIDFCERVGLDYVSCSPYRVPIARLAAAQAALNNKG, from the coding sequence ATGCCGGTTGATACGCTGACCAAGACGCAGTGGGTCTATTCGTTCGGGGGAGGCGGCGCCGACGGCGACGCCAAGATGAAGAACTTGCTGGGGGGCAAGGGCGCCAATCTCGCCGAGATGTCGTCCCTCGGCCTGCCGGTGCCGCCGGGCTTTACCGTGACCACCGAAGCCTGCGTCCACTACTACGCCAACGGCAAGCAGTACCCGGCGGAGCTGACCGATCAGCTCAACGCCGGCCTGGCGACCGTCGAGCAACTGACCGGCAAGAGCTTCGGCGACGTCAAGAACCCGCTGCTGGTCTCGGTGCGCTCGGGCGCCCGGGCCTCTATGCCGGGCATGATGGACACCGTGTTGAACCTGGGCCTGAACGACGAGACCGTCGAGGGCCTGGCGATCCTCTCGGGCGACCGTCGCTTCGCCTACGACAGCTATCGCCGCTTTATCCAGATGTACTCGAACGTCGTGCTCGACCTGGAGCACCACATGTTCGAGGAGATCCTCGACGACCATAAGGACCGCCTGGACGTCATCGTCGACACGGCCCTGACCGCCGACGACTGGGCCGCGGTGATCAAGGACTACAAGGCCGCCGTGCGCGACGCCCTGGGCAAGCCCTTCCCGCAGGACGCCCAGGAGCAGCTGTGGGGCGCGATCGGCGCGGTGTTCGCCAGCTGGATGAACGACCGGGCCAAGTTCTATCGCCGCATGCACGACATCCCAGAGGCCTGGGGCACCGCCGTCAACATCCAGTCGATGGTGTTCGGCAACATGGGCGAGACCTCGGCGACCGGCGTGGCCTTCACCCGCAACCCCTCGAACGGTGACGGGCGCCTCTACGGCGAATTCCTGATCAACGCTCAGGGCGAGGACGTGGTGGCCGGCATTCGCACGCCCCAGTCCCTGACCAAGGCCGCCCGCGAGGAGATGGGCGATACGGCCCCCTCGATGGAAGAGGCCATGCCGACCGTCTTCCAGCAGTTCAAGACCGTGGTCGAGACGCTGGAGCGTCACTATCGCGACATGCAGGACATCGAGTTCACGGTCGAGCAGGGCAAGCTCTACATGCTGCAGACCCGCAGCGGTAAGCGCACGGCCAAGGCCGCCCTGAAGATCGCCGTCGACATGGCCGCCGAGGGCGTCATCAGCCGCGAGGAAGCCATCGGCCGGGTCGAGCCCGCCTCGCTGGACCAACTGCTGCACCCGACCATCGACCCGACCGCCCATCGCGAACTGATCGCCAAGGGTCTGCCGGCCTCGCCCGGCGCGGCGACCGGCAAGATCGTGTTCGACAGCGACGCCGCCGAGAAGGCCGCCGCGGCCGGCGAAGCCGTGATCCTGGTGCGCGAGGAAACTTCGCCCGAGGATATCCATGGCATGCACGCCGCGCGGGGCATCATCACCGCCCGGGGCGGCATGACCAGCCACGCCGCCGTCGTGGCGCGCGGCATGGGCCGGGCCTGCGTTTCGGGCGCTGGCGACGTGGCGATCTTCCCTAAGGAAGCCCTGTTCCGGGTGCGCGGCCGCGACTTCAAGGCCGGCGAGACCATCACCATCGACGGCTCGACCGGCGAGATCCTCAACGGCTCGCCCAAGATGATCGAGCCCGAGCTGACCGGTGACTTCGCCACCCTGATGGAGTGGGCCGACGCGGCGCGCCGCATGAAGGTCCGCGCCAACGCCGAAACTCCGCTGGACGCCAAGACCGCTCGCGGCTTCGGCGCTGAGGGCATCGGCCTGTGCCGTACCGAGCACATGTTCTTCGACGACACCCGGATCGCCGCCGTGCGCGAGATGATCCTGGCCGATGACGAAGCTGGTCGCCGTACGGCCCTGGCCAAGATCGCGCCGTTCCAGAAGGCCGACTTCGTCGAGCTGTTCACGATCATGGAAGGCCTGCCGGTCACCATTCGTCTGCTCGACCCGCCGCTGCACGAGTTCCTGCCGCATACGGAAGAAGACGTCGTCGCCGTGGCCAAGGCCACCGGTCTGGACGCCCAGAAGCTGATGCAGCGAGCCAAGGAGCTGCACGAGACCAACCCCATGCTCGGCCACCGCGGCTGCCGCCTGGGCGTTTCGTATCCCGAGATCTACGAGATGCAGGTCCGCGCGATCATCGAGGCCGCCTGCGACATCGCCAAGTCCGGCAAGGCCGCGCCGATCCCCGAGATCATGCACCCGCTGGTCGCCAAGGGCGAGGAGATGAAGTACCTGCGCGACCTGACCGACCGCACCGCCAAGGCCGTGCTGGAAGAGCAGGGCGTGGACCTTCAGTACACGGTCGGCACCATGGTCGAGCTGCCGCGCGCCGCCCTGCGGGCCGGCGACCTGGCCGCCAACGCCGAGTTCTTCAGCTTCGGCACCAACGACCTGACCCAGACGACCTTCGGCATCAGCCGCGACGACGCCGGCAAGTTCCTGGGCGCCTATATCGACAAGGGCATCTTCGACAAGGACCCCTTCGTCAGCCTCGACCAGGACGGCGTGGGCGATCTGATCCGCATCGCCGCCGAGCGCGGCCGGGCCGCTCGCCCGGGCGTCAAGCTGGGCATCTGCGGCGAGCACGGCGGTGACCCGGCCTCGATCGACTTCTGCGAACGGGTTGGCCTGGACTACGTGTCCTGCTCGCCCTACCGCGTGCCGATCGCCCGCCTGGCGGCGGCCCAGGCGGCGCTGAACAACAAGGGCTAA
- a CDS encoding carbohydrate porin has translation MAEAEAGKGAWTHEVTYTADVAGTVKGGASHAGKALDNLDVIVDGDLDKLVGWRGATVHGYLLNNTGGAPNDLAGTLQGVDNIEVGRARGRLYELWVKQAFADGHGSVLAGLYDLNSEFYSTEASGLLLAPPFGIGSEFASTGPNGPSIFPSTALAVRARIEGGKGTYLQAAVLNAHAGTVGDPDGPSTKFDNGALMIAEAGIGDSWRLAAGGWFYTKRQADVRDLDVNGDPALSKARGGYLLAEYPFIDGGDAGRSVRGFARLGVSDGDTTPFRSGWQAGVLVEKVFASRPDSAFSIGVEQGLLSSKQRANTLDAGLSPADAESSVEMTYSDKVAPRVALQPDLQVIRRAGGAQDAQTVVVMALRMTISLF, from the coding sequence ATGGCGGAAGCCGAGGCCGGGAAAGGCGCCTGGACGCATGAGGTCACCTATACGGCGGACGTCGCTGGAACGGTGAAGGGCGGGGCGTCCCATGCCGGAAAGGCCTTGGACAATCTCGACGTGATCGTCGACGGCGACCTGGACAAGCTGGTCGGCTGGCGCGGCGCGACGGTGCACGGCTATCTGCTCAACAACACCGGCGGCGCGCCGAACGACCTGGCCGGCACCCTGCAGGGCGTCGACAACATCGAGGTCGGGCGCGCCCGAGGCCGGCTCTACGAGCTGTGGGTGAAGCAGGCGTTCGCCGACGGTCATGGCTCGGTGCTGGCCGGGCTCTACGACCTCAACAGCGAGTTCTATTCCACCGAAGCCTCGGGCCTGCTGCTGGCGCCGCCGTTCGGCATCGGCTCGGAGTTCGCCTCCACCGGTCCCAACGGTCCGTCGATCTTCCCGTCCACGGCCCTGGCGGTGCGAGCGCGGATCGAAGGCGGGAAGGGAACTTACCTCCAGGCCGCCGTGCTGAACGCCCATGCCGGCACGGTCGGCGATCCGGACGGACCGTCGACCAAGTTCGACAACGGCGCCCTGATGATCGCCGAGGCCGGAATCGGCGACAGCTGGCGGTTGGCCGCCGGCGGCTGGTTCTACACCAAGCGCCAGGCAGACGTGCGCGACTTGGACGTCAATGGCGATCCGGCCCTGAGCAAGGCGCGGGGCGGCTATCTGCTGGCCGAATACCCGTTCATCGACGGCGGTGACGCTGGACGGTCGGTGCGCGGCTTTGCTCGCCTGGGCGTCTCGGACGGCGACACCACGCCGTTCCGTTCGGGCTGGCAGGCCGGGGTGCTGGTCGAGAAGGTCTTCGCCTCGCGTCCGGACAGCGCGTTCTCGATCGGGGTGGAGCAGGGCCTGCTGTCGTCCAAGCAACGCGCCAACACCCTGGATGCGGGGCTGTCGCCGGCCGACGCCGAATCCAGTGTCGAGATGACCTATTCCGACAAGGTCGCGCCGCGCGTCGCCCTGCAGCCCGACTTGCAGGTGATCCGTCGGGCCGGCGGCGCCCAGGACGCCCAAACCGTGGTGGTGATGGCGCTGCGGATGACGATCAGCCTGTTCTGA
- a CDS encoding methyl-accepting chemotaxis protein, translating to MLRTINHKVMGAGAAVMVLCTASAGAGLWSTTRLDGALRDANVSAAVLRNHMEADMMHDALRADVLSSQLAGDASSGIAVDDVRKDLAEHTQIFRKAIADNDTLATDPASRAALAEIKAPLDTYIKSAGQMVDLAGADHAAAVAAMPDFMKQFSTLEGAMSDASDKIEAASTAAAARAKSVALFSEILMTIAVLAGVVFAGILIVISRAAIVRPVLTLAGDMRRLAAGQNDITVSGAGRADEIGEMAKSVEVFRQSGLERARLEAQAAGFQQELDRKLRDMEAAFEVAGREQKAVVDVMAKGLSSLAGGDLSTRIAAQVASDYAALKNDFNAAAAGLEDAIRTISGVASQIGSGTQEIAQASNDLSRRTEQQAASLEETAAALDEIAATVRQTADGATRATTEVASARTDAERSGQVVGQAVAAMGAIEDSSRQITQIIGVIDEIAFQTNLLALNAGVEAARAGDAGRGFAVVAQEVRALAQRSAEAAKEIKTLISTSSQQVGAGVDLVGQTGEALNRIVGRVAAIDDLVRQISSSSQEQASGLAEVNTAVNHMDQVVQQNAAMVEQATAATHSLKGETAQLVSLVGRFKTGGGERPAMRMAS from the coding sequence ATGCTTCGGACGATCAACCATAAGGTGATGGGCGCGGGCGCTGCCGTCATGGTGCTGTGCACGGCCAGCGCCGGCGCGGGCCTGTGGTCCACGACGCGGCTGGACGGCGCCCTGCGCGACGCCAACGTCTCGGCCGCCGTGCTGCGCAACCACATGGAAGCCGACATGATGCACGACGCCCTGCGCGCCGACGTCCTGTCGAGCCAGCTGGCCGGCGACGCCAGCTCGGGCATCGCCGTGGACGACGTGCGCAAGGACTTGGCCGAGCACACCCAGATCTTCCGCAAGGCGATCGCCGACAACGACACCCTGGCCACCGATCCCGCCAGCCGCGCGGCCCTGGCCGAGATCAAGGCTCCACTCGACACCTACATCAAGTCGGCCGGCCAGATGGTCGACCTGGCCGGCGCCGACCACGCCGCCGCCGTGGCCGCCATGCCGGACTTCATGAAGCAGTTCTCGACCCTGGAAGGCGCGATGAGCGACGCCTCCGACAAGATCGAAGCGGCTTCCACCGCCGCCGCCGCTCGCGCCAAGAGCGTGGCCCTGTTCTCCGAAATTCTGATGACCATCGCCGTGCTGGCGGGCGTGGTCTTCGCCGGCATCCTGATCGTCATCTCTCGCGCCGCCATCGTGCGTCCCGTGCTGACCCTGGCCGGCGACATGCGTCGCCTGGCCGCCGGCCAGAACGACATCACCGTCTCGGGCGCGGGCCGCGCCGACGAGATCGGCGAGATGGCCAAGAGCGTCGAGGTGTTCCGCCAGTCGGGCCTCGAGCGCGCCCGGCTGGAGGCGCAGGCCGCCGGCTTCCAGCAGGAGCTGGACCGCAAGCTGCGCGACATGGAGGCCGCCTTCGAGGTCGCCGGCCGCGAACAGAAGGCCGTCGTCGACGTGATGGCCAAGGGCCTGTCCAGCCTGGCCGGCGGAGATCTCTCCACCCGCATCGCCGCCCAGGTCGCCAGTGACTACGCCGCCCTGAAGAACGACTTCAACGCCGCGGCGGCCGGGCTGGAGGACGCCATCCGCACGATCTCCGGCGTCGCCTCGCAGATCGGCTCGGGCACCCAGGAAATCGCCCAGGCCTCCAACGATCTGTCGCGCCGCACCGAGCAACAGGCCGCCAGCCTGGAAGAGACCGCCGCCGCCCTGGACGAGATCGCCGCCACCGTGCGCCAGACCGCCGACGGCGCCACCCGCGCCACCACGGAAGTGGCCTCGGCCCGCACCGACGCCGAGCGCTCGGGCCAGGTCGTCGGCCAGGCCGTCGCCGCCATGGGCGCCATCGAGGACTCCTCGCGCCAGATCACCCAGATCATCGGCGTCATCGACGAGATCGCCTTCCAGACCAACCTGCTGGCCCTGAACGCTGGCGTCGAGGCCGCCCGCGCCGGCGACGCCGGCCGAGGTTTCGCGGTCGTCGCCCAGGAAGTGCGGGCGCTGGCCCAACGCTCGGCCGAGGCGGCCAAGGAGATCAAGACCCTGATCTCGACCTCGTCGCAGCAGGTGGGCGCCGGCGTCGACCTGGTCGGCCAGACCGGCGAGGCGCTGAACCGCATCGTCGGCCGAGTGGCGGCCATCGACGACCTGGTGCGCCAGATCAGCTCGTCCAGCCAGGAACAGGCTTCGGGCCTGGCCGAGGTCAACACCGCCGTCAATCACATGGATCAGGTGGTTCAGCAGAACGCCGCCATGGTCGAACAGGCCACCGCCGCCACCCATTCGCTGAAGGGCGAGACGGCGCAGCTGGTCTCGCTGGTCGGTCGGTTCAAGACCGGCGGCGGCGAGCGTCCGGCGATGCGAATGGCGAGCTGA